A single region of the Pseudomonas sp. VD-NE ins genome encodes:
- a CDS encoding AraC family transcriptional regulator: MSEKDTIAVQLVREALMQSCAPGVATEEVLNKVGIDPALLQTEHGRVPASQYAKLWRLLARRGDDEFFGMDPRKLKSGSLEFLCRSAMAQPTLAAGLSTGLSFLSLMLERLPAQLVHQQSLAEIVLLEDDPEPRRAFSYFTYWMIVHGVACWLAGRRIPILAIELRCPEPDFTDDYRVMFSENLRFERPRTRMIFSADCLDLPIKRTAEELKRFLAHAPANILVKYRDPESLASRIKHDLRELPAEQWPETEALAQQLCMSASTLRRRLAEEGQTYQGLKDSVRKELAIIWLAEPSISFVEIASRLGFADASSFYKAFRKWSGSNPGHYRTLILNEVV; encoded by the coding sequence ATGTCGGAAAAAGACACCATCGCCGTTCAATTGGTGCGTGAAGCGCTGATGCAAAGTTGTGCCCCGGGCGTGGCCACGGAAGAAGTCTTGAACAAGGTCGGGATTGATCCGGCGTTGCTGCAAACCGAGCACGGCCGGGTGCCAGCCTCGCAATACGCGAAACTCTGGCGGTTATTGGCCCGGCGCGGCGATGACGAGTTTTTCGGCATGGACCCGCGCAAGCTCAAGTCCGGCAGCCTTGAATTCCTGTGTCGCAGTGCGATGGCGCAACCGACACTCGCAGCGGGGTTGAGCACGGGTTTGAGTTTTCTGTCACTGATGCTCGAGCGCCTGCCGGCGCAACTGGTGCACCAGCAAAGTCTGGCGGAAATCGTTCTGCTTGAAGACGATCCCGAACCACGCCGCGCCTTCAGCTATTTCACCTACTGGATGATCGTCCACGGTGTGGCCTGCTGGCTGGCGGGGCGGCGGATACCAATTCTGGCGATTGAACTGCGCTGCCCCGAGCCGGACTTCACCGATGACTACCGGGTGATGTTTTCGGAGAATCTGCGTTTTGAGCGGCCACGTACTCGAATGATTTTTTCTGCTGATTGTCTCGATCTACCGATCAAGCGCACCGCCGAAGAACTGAAACGCTTTCTCGCCCACGCCCCGGCCAACATTCTGGTCAAGTACCGCGACCCGGAGAGCCTCGCCAGTCGGATCAAGCACGATCTGCGGGAGTTGCCGGCCGAGCAGTGGCCGGAAACCGAGGCCTTGGCCCAACAGTTGTGCATGTCCGCTTCGACCTTGCGCCGGCGTTTGGCTGAGGAAGGGCAGACCTATCAAGGACTCAAGGACAGCGTGCGCAAGGAATTGGCGATTATCTGGCTGGCGGAGCCTTCGATCAGTTTTGTCGAGATCGCCAGCCGCTTGGGGTTTGCCGATGCAAGTTCGTTCTACAAGGCGTTTCGCAAGTGGTCGGGGTCGAATCCGGGCCATTACCGCACGCTGATCCTGAACGAGGTCGTCTGA
- the efeU gene encoding iron uptake transporter permease EfeU, whose protein sequence is MLVPFLIMLREGIEAALIVGIIASYLQQTGRGQWMPAVWIGVFLAAALALLVGGGLELVSAEFPQKQQELFEGIVGLVAVGILSSMVFWMRKVARSIKHSLQASLDHALTSSKHQVIALIAMVFFAVAREGLETVFFLLAVFQQSEGPGAPVGALLGLILAIIVGFLIYSGSMRLNLSAFFKWTGLFILVVAAGILANSVQALHEAGLWNHLQTVLFDFSATLPMDGPLGSVLAGMFGYQDAPTISTLGAYLIYLLVALVMFFYPAPAPKPSAQSSSVSSQ, encoded by the coding sequence ATGCTCGTTCCCTTTCTGATCATGCTGCGCGAAGGCATTGAAGCCGCGCTGATCGTTGGCATTATCGCCAGCTACCTGCAACAGACTGGCCGTGGCCAATGGATGCCGGCCGTGTGGATCGGCGTGTTTCTCGCCGCCGCCCTCGCCCTGCTGGTCGGCGGTGGCCTGGAACTGGTCAGTGCCGAATTCCCGCAGAAGCAGCAAGAACTGTTCGAAGGCATCGTCGGCCTGGTGGCCGTGGGCATTCTCAGCTCGATGGTGTTCTGGATGCGCAAGGTTGCGCGTTCGATCAAGCATTCGCTACAAGCCTCGCTGGATCACGCCCTGACGTCTTCTAAACATCAGGTCATTGCGCTGATCGCCATGGTGTTCTTCGCGGTCGCCCGGGAAGGTTTGGAAACGGTGTTCTTCCTGCTTGCGGTGTTCCAGCAGAGCGAAGGCCCGGGCGCGCCGGTCGGTGCCCTGCTCGGGTTGATTCTGGCGATCATCGTCGGCTTCCTGATCTACAGCGGCAGCATGCGTCTCAATCTTTCGGCGTTCTTCAAGTGGACCGGCCTGTTCATTCTGGTGGTCGCCGCCGGAATTCTCGCCAACTCGGTACAAGCGCTGCATGAAGCCGGGCTGTGGAATCACCTGCAAACCGTGCTGTTCGACTTCAGCGCGACGCTGCCGATGGACGGCCCGTTGGGCTCGGTGCTGGCTGGCATGTTCGGCTACCAGGATGCACCGACCATCAGCACCCTCGGTGCCTATCTGATCTATCTGCTGGTGGCGCTGGTGATGTTTTTTTACCCGGCTCCCGCGCCGAAGCCCTCCGCACAATCGTCTTCCGTTTCCAGCCAATAA
- the efeO gene encoding iron uptake system protein EfeO: MSKPNTPQASPPRALRWAVAGSVVVMIAAGGLFYYASKMAAAKRQHNHDEVVVNIHPGSCEPNALTVPAGRASFRIVNRSDRAVEWEILDGVLVVEERENIAPGLSQVINANLQPGDYAITCGLLSNPRGTLRVTPTAASDAAAKAKPSMVAFVGPLSEFRVYLASQGSALIKAVTALDQAIESGDLSQAQALYLPARAAYQRLAPAAQRLAELDNSINARADYFEKREQDPAFVGFHRLEYALFQQRKLDELTPVAQRLLGDVTTLKQQLLAQSLPPEQLVNIVVRNLNTLADVRAASGEEERYSHSDLNGFAANAQTAHKVVDLLRPMLSKSAADLLPKIDKALTDFDSELDTYKIKDGYVSYDAISGAQRKQIADKAQALADALDGIDPALGLSGL; this comes from the coding sequence ATGTCAAAGCCTAATACTCCTCAGGCCTCCCCTCCCCGCGCCTTGCGCTGGGCGGTGGCCGGCTCGGTGGTGGTAATGATCGCCGCTGGCGGTCTGTTTTATTACGCCTCGAAAATGGCTGCGGCCAAGCGTCAGCACAACCACGATGAAGTGGTGGTGAACATTCATCCGGGCAGTTGCGAGCCGAATGCACTGACCGTACCGGCCGGTCGCGCCAGTTTCCGCATCGTCAACCGCTCCGACCGCGCCGTGGAATGGGAAATCCTTGACGGCGTACTCGTCGTCGAAGAACGCGAAAACATCGCGCCGGGCCTGAGCCAAGTGATCAACGCCAACCTGCAACCCGGCGATTACGCGATCACCTGCGGCCTGCTGAGCAACCCGCGCGGCACCTTGCGCGTGACACCGACGGCAGCCTCTGACGCAGCGGCCAAAGCCAAACCGTCGATGGTTGCCTTCGTCGGGCCGCTGTCGGAATTCCGCGTGTATCTGGCCAGCCAGGGCAGCGCGCTGATCAAAGCCGTGACCGCGCTCGATCAAGCCATTGAAAGCGGCGACTTGAGTCAGGCGCAGGCACTGTACTTGCCGGCGCGTGCGGCGTATCAACGTCTGGCCCCTGCCGCGCAACGCTTGGCTGAGCTGGACAACAGCATCAACGCCCGCGCCGATTACTTCGAAAAGCGCGAACAGGATCCGGCCTTCGTCGGCTTCCACCGCCTCGAATACGCGCTGTTCCAGCAACGCAAACTCGATGAACTGACGCCCGTGGCCCAGCGCCTGCTCGGCGATGTCACCACGCTCAAACAGCAATTGCTCGCGCAGAGCCTGCCACCAGAGCAACTGGTCAATATCGTCGTACGCAACCTCAACACCTTGGCCGACGTCCGTGCTGCCAGCGGTGAAGAAGAACGCTACAGCCATAGCGACCTCAACGGTTTCGCCGCCAATGCGCAAACCGCACACAAAGTCGTCGACCTGCTGCGGCCGATGCTGAGCAAATCCGCTGCCGACCTGCTGCCGAAAATCGACAAGGCACTGACGGATTTCGACAGTGAACTCGACACCTACAAGATCAAGGACGGCTACGTCAGCTACGACGCCATCAGCGGCGCACAACGCAAGCAGATCGCCGACAAGGCGCAGGCCTTGGCCGACGCACTGGATGGCATCGATCCCGCCCTCGGCCTCTCCGGCCTGTAA
- the efeB gene encoding iron uptake transporter deferrochelatase/peroxidase subunit: MKDIEPLNLQRRRVLMGMGAAGVALAGSALSCPAMAAAPAQVTEAPSSDKTEDRHDFHGVHQTGIVTPRPASGMLVSFDVLASDREDLERLFRTLNERIAFLMKGGPVAQIDPKLPPPDSGILGPNVAPDNLTITVSVGESLFDERFGLAEAKPKRLIRMVGFPNDALDADCCHGDLSLQFCSNTADTNIHALRDIVKNLPDLLLVRWKQEGSVPPQAPAKPGVPAQSARNFLGFRDGSANPDSNDSKAMDRLVWVQPGSDEPAWAAHGSYQAVRIIRNFVERWDRTPLQEQESIIGRVKTSGAPMGAQHETEVPDYSKDPEGKLTKLDAHIRLANPRTAASQANLILRRPFNYSNGVNKNGQLDMGLLFICYQADLEKGFITVQTRLNGEPLEEYLKPVGGGYFFTLPGVTGDKDFIGRSLLNATQPKTAA, from the coding sequence ATGAAAGATATCGAACCACTCAACCTGCAACGTCGCCGTGTCCTGATGGGCATGGGCGCCGCCGGTGTCGCCCTCGCCGGGTCCGCCCTGAGCTGCCCGGCCATGGCTGCCGCGCCTGCGCAAGTCACCGAAGCACCGAGCAGCGACAAGACCGAAGACCGCCACGATTTCCACGGCGTACACCAGACCGGCATCGTCACCCCGCGTCCGGCCTCGGGCATGCTGGTTTCCTTCGATGTGTTGGCCAGTGATCGCGAAGACCTTGAGCGGCTTTTCCGCACCCTCAACGAGCGCATCGCGTTTCTGATGAAGGGCGGCCCGGTCGCGCAGATCGATCCGAAACTGCCGCCGCCGGATTCCGGCATCCTCGGCCCGAACGTGGCGCCGGACAACCTGACCATCACCGTTTCTGTCGGCGAGTCACTGTTCGACGAGCGCTTCGGTCTGGCCGAGGCCAAGCCCAAGCGTCTGATCCGAATGGTCGGTTTCCCCAACGACGCGCTGGACGCCGATTGCTGCCATGGCGACCTGAGCCTGCAGTTCTGCTCGAACACCGCTGACACCAATATTCACGCCCTGCGCGACATCGTCAAAAACCTCCCTGATCTGCTGCTGGTGCGTTGGAAACAGGAAGGCAGCGTGCCGCCGCAAGCCCCGGCGAAACCGGGTGTGCCGGCACAGTCGGCGCGTAACTTCCTCGGTTTCCGTGATGGCTCGGCCAACCCGGATTCCAACGACAGCAAAGCCATGGATCGCCTGGTCTGGGTGCAACCGGGCAGTGACGAACCGGCCTGGGCCGCTCACGGCAGCTATCAAGCGGTGCGGATCATCCGCAACTTCGTCGAGCGCTGGGACCGTACACCGCTGCAGGAACAGGAAAGCATCATCGGCCGGGTCAAAACCAGCGGCGCGCCGATGGGTGCGCAGCATGAGACGGAAGTCCCGGATTACAGCAAAGACCCGGAAGGCAAACTGACCAAACTCGACGCGCACATTCGCTTGGCCAACCCGCGCACCGCTGCGAGCCAAGCCAACCTGATCCTGCGCCGGCCGTTCAATTATTCGAATGGCGTGAACAAGAACGGTCAGCTCGACATGGGTTTGCTGTTCATCTGTTACCAGGCCGATCTGGAAAAAGGCTTCATCACCGTGCAGACCCGCCTCAACGGCGAGCCGCTGGAGGAATACCTCAAACCGGTCGGCGGCGGCTATTTCTTCACCCTGCCGGGTGTCACGGGCGACAAGGACTTCATCGGTCGCTCGCTGCTCAACGCCACTCAACCGAAAACCGCTGCCTGA
- the efeO gene encoding iron uptake system protein EfeO — MKKTPLALLLTLGLLNTPLSAFAATAPLDLVGPVSDYKIYVTEQLDELGSHTQQFTDAVKKGDLATAQKLYAPTRVYYESIEPIAELFSDLDASIDSRVDDHEKGVKAEDFTGFHRIEYTLFSEKSTAGLNELADKLNSDVKDLQTRVAGLTFPPEKVVGGAAALLEEVAATKISGEEDRYSHTDLYDFQGNIDGAKKIVDLFRPQIEQQDKAFVAKVDKNFATVDKILAKYKTKDGGFETYDKVKDNDRKALVGPVNTLAEDLSTLRGKLGLN, encoded by the coding sequence ATGAAAAAGACGCCACTCGCGCTATTGCTGACCCTAGGTTTGCTCAACACCCCGCTGTCGGCGTTCGCCGCTACAGCACCGCTGGATCTGGTCGGGCCGGTGTCGGACTACAAGATTTACGTCACCGAGCAACTGGATGAGCTGGGCAGCCACACCCAGCAGTTCACCGATGCCGTGAAGAAAGGCGACCTCGCTACCGCGCAAAAGCTCTACGCACCGACCCGCGTTTACTACGAGTCGATCGAGCCGATTGCCGAGCTGTTCAGTGACCTCGATGCGTCCATCGACTCCCGTGTCGACGACCACGAGAAAGGCGTGAAGGCTGAAGACTTCACCGGTTTCCACCGCATCGAATACACGCTGTTCTCGGAGAAAAGCACCGCAGGCCTGAACGAGCTGGCAGACAAGCTCAACAGCGACGTCAAAGACCTGCAGACCCGCGTGGCTGGCCTGACCTTCCCGCCTGAGAAAGTCGTCGGTGGTGCTGCGGCGCTGCTGGAAGAAGTCGCCGCGACCAAGATTTCCGGCGAAGAAGATCGCTACAGCCACACCGACCTGTACGACTTCCAGGGCAACATCGACGGCGCGAAGAAAATCGTCGACCTGTTCCGTCCGCAGATCGAGCAGCAGGACAAGGCTTTTGTCGCGAAGGTCGACAAGAACTTTGCCACGGTCGACAAGATTCTGGCCAAGTACAAGACCAAGGACGGTGGTTTCGAGACTTATGACAAGGTGAAGGATAACGACCGTAAAGCGCTGGTTGGGCCGGTGAATACACTGGCTGAAGATTTGTCCACGTTGCGTGGCAAACTGGGTCTGAACTAA
- the pssA gene encoding CDP-diacylglycerol--serine O-phosphatidyltransferase, translated as MPLLFKRSLLPKLRSFPLTAEAVTILSGAAEFRRCLLEKIATATQRIYIVALYLQQDEAGQEILDALHAAKLKRPELEIAVVVDWLRAQRGLIGAGKQPGNSAWYQEMTRTHQSEVPVYGVPVQTRELFGVLHLKGFVIDDCVVYSGASLNNVYLHKFDKYRFDRYHVLQSHELADSMHHLVKHGLIESKAVHRLDLPNLPTTRSLRNDIGDLRSRLKYATYDTATGTTARDGLSVTPLLGVGKNNPLNRAILELIASAQKQLTICTPYFNLPLGVIREINRALARGVKIDIVVGDKTANDFYIPPSEPFKVIAALPYLYEISLRRFAKRHQRNIDSGQLNLHLWRDGDNTYHLKGMWIDQRYTLLTGNNLNPRAFRLDLENALLIDDPKGEWLEPRAKELEEIFRHTTRIDSFQSLETLPEYPGAVAKFLKRVSRVRIERLLYRIL; from the coding sequence ATGCCGTTGCTTTTCAAACGTTCCTTGCTGCCCAAACTGCGCAGCTTTCCGCTGACCGCCGAGGCCGTGACCATTCTGTCCGGCGCCGCCGAGTTCCGTCGTTGCCTGCTGGAGAAAATCGCCACGGCGACCCAGCGCATCTACATCGTCGCGCTGTATCTGCAGCAAGACGAAGCCGGTCAGGAAATCCTCGATGCTCTGCACGCCGCCAAGCTCAAGCGCCCCGAGCTGGAAATCGCCGTGGTGGTCGATTGGCTGCGCGCTCAGCGTGGGCTGATCGGTGCAGGCAAGCAACCGGGCAATTCGGCGTGGTATCAGGAAATGACCCGCACGCACCAGAGCGAAGTACCGGTGTACGGCGTTCCGGTGCAGACCCGCGAGTTGTTTGGCGTGCTGCATTTGAAGGGCTTTGTGATCGACGACTGCGTGGTCTACAGCGGCGCGAGCCTGAACAACGTCTACCTGCACAAGTTCGACAAGTACCGTTTCGACCGTTATCACGTCCTGCAAAGCCACGAGCTGGCCGACTCGATGCATCACTTGGTCAAGCATGGCCTGATCGAATCGAAAGCCGTGCACCGTCTCGATCTGCCGAACCTGCCGACCACGCGCAGTTTGCGCAACGACATCGGCGATCTGCGCAGCCGTCTGAAGTACGCCACTTACGACACTGCCACGGGCACCACCGCCAGAGACGGTTTGTCCGTTACCCCGTTGCTCGGCGTCGGCAAAAACAACCCGTTGAACCGGGCGATTCTCGAACTGATCGCCAGTGCGCAAAAGCAGCTGACGATTTGCACGCCGTACTTCAACCTGCCGCTGGGTGTGATCCGCGAGATCAACCGCGCATTGGCCCGCGGCGTGAAGATCGACATTGTCGTCGGCGACAAAACCGCCAACGATTTCTATATCCCGCCCAGCGAGCCGTTCAAGGTGATTGCGGCGTTGCCGTATCTGTACGAGATCAGCCTGCGCCGCTTCGCCAAACGGCATCAGCGCAACATCGACAGCGGTCAGTTGAACCTGCACCTGTGGCGTGACGGCGATAACACCTATCACCTCAAGGGTATGTGGATCGACCAGCGTTATACGCTGCTGACCGGCAACAACCTCAATCCTCGGGCGTTCCGTCTGGATCTGGAGAATGCGCTGCTGATCGATGACCCGAAAGGCGAATGGCTGGAGCCTCGGGCGAAGGAGCTGGAAGAAATCTTCCGCCATACCACGCGGATTGACAGCTTTCAGAGTCTGGAGACGCTGCCGGAGTACCCGGGCGCGGTGGCCAAGTTTCTCAAACGCGTGAGTCGGGTGCGGATTGAGCGGTTGCTCTATCGGATTCTTTAG
- a CDS encoding TetR/AcrR family transcriptional regulator, producing MNEITSNDTRDIILDVTEKLIYKSGIAATSMDLLVKTAGVSRKSIYRYFADKDALTVAALQRRDVRWMHWYRSAVDQAETPADRLLNLFTVLKSWFASEGFRGCAFINTSGETGDPQDPVRLVAKEHKQKLLDYVCELCTEHGAEDPQLLARQLLILIDGAITVALVMGDHSAADNAQCMARKLLDL from the coding sequence ATGAACGAAATCACTAGCAACGACACACGCGACATCATTCTGGATGTCACCGAAAAGCTGATCTACAAAAGTGGCATCGCTGCCACCAGCATGGATCTTCTGGTGAAAACCGCCGGCGTCTCCAGAAAAAGCATCTACCGCTACTTTGCCGACAAGGACGCACTCACTGTCGCCGCCCTGCAACGCCGCGATGTGCGCTGGATGCACTGGTACAGAAGCGCCGTCGATCAGGCCGAAACCCCGGCCGATCGCCTGCTCAACCTGTTTACCGTGCTCAAGAGCTGGTTTGCCTCCGAAGGCTTTCGCGGCTGCGCGTTCATCAATACCAGCGGCGAAACCGGTGACCCGCAAGACCCGGTGCGCCTGGTGGCGAAAGAACACAAACAGAAGCTGCTCGACTACGTGTGCGAGCTGTGTACCGAACATGGTGCCGAGGATCCGCAACTGCTGGCCAGACAGCTGCTGATCCTGATTGACGGTGCCATTACCGTAGCGCTTGTGATGGGTGATCACAGTGCCGCCGATAATGCGCAATGCATGGCGCGAAAGTTATTGGACCTGTAA
- a CDS encoding nuclear transport factor 2 family protein, translating into MSTAAQVRPPLPPFNRESAIEKVRLAEDGWNSRDPERVSLAYTLDTKWRNRAEFANNREEAKAFLTRKWAKELDYRLIKELWAYSDTRIAVRYAYEWHDDSGNWFRSYGNENWEFDEQGLMFQRYACINDMPIKESERKFHWPLGRRPDDHPGLSDLGL; encoded by the coding sequence ATGTCTACTGCAGCCCAGGTACGTCCGCCATTGCCGCCCTTCAACCGTGAATCGGCGATCGAAAAAGTTCGTCTGGCCGAGGATGGCTGGAACTCCCGCGACCCGGAACGGGTATCGCTGGCTTACACCCTCGACACTAAATGGCGCAACCGCGCCGAATTCGCCAACAACCGCGAAGAAGCCAAGGCCTTCCTGACCCGTAAATGGGCGAAAGAGCTGGATTATCGTTTGATCAAGGAGCTGTGGGCTTACTCCGATACGCGCATCGCCGTGCGTTACGCCTATGAATGGCACGATGATTCGGGTAACTGGTTCCGCTCTTATGGCAACGAAAACTGGGAATTCGATGAGCAGGGCCTGATGTTCCAGCGCTATGCCTGCATCAACGACATGCCGATCAAGGAAAGCGAACGCAAGTTCCACTGGCCGCTGGGCCGGCGCCCGGATGATCACCCGGGCCTGTCTGACCTCGGTCTGTAA
- the sfnG gene encoding dimethylsulfone monooxygenase SfnG, which produces MSQQAVKFAYWVPNVSGGLVVSKIEQRTDWGIDYNRKLAQIAEAAGFEYALTQIRFTAGYGAEFQHESVAFSHALLAATSKLKVIAAILPGPWQPALAAKQLATIDQLTNGRIAVNIVSGWFKGEFQAIGEHWLEHDERYRRSEEFIRSLRGVWSQDNFSFRGDFYRFDNYSLKPKPLGRPEIFQGGSSRAARDMAARVSDWYFTNGNSVEGIKAQVDDIRAKAAANHHSVKVGVNAFVIARDTEEEARAVLAQIIDQADPEAVNAFGDAAKQAGRASPEGEGNWAKSTFEDLVQYNDGFKTNLIGTPLQIAERIVALKAVGVDLVLAGFLHFQEEVEYFGRRVLPLVRELEAEKTAAVA; this is translated from the coding sequence ATGAGTCAGCAAGCCGTTAAATTTGCCTACTGGGTGCCGAACGTCAGCGGTGGGCTGGTGGTCAGCAAGATCGAACAGCGCACCGATTGGGGCATCGACTACAACCGCAAACTGGCGCAGATCGCCGAGGCCGCCGGGTTCGAATACGCGCTGACACAGATCCGTTTCACCGCCGGTTACGGTGCCGAGTTCCAGCATGAATCCGTGGCATTCAGCCACGCGTTGCTCGCGGCCACCAGCAAACTCAAAGTGATCGCGGCAATCCTGCCCGGCCCGTGGCAACCAGCGCTGGCGGCCAAGCAACTGGCGACGATCGATCAACTCACCAACGGCCGTATCGCGGTGAACATCGTCAGCGGCTGGTTCAAAGGCGAGTTCCAGGCCATCGGCGAGCACTGGCTGGAGCACGACGAGCGTTATCGCCGTTCCGAAGAGTTCATTCGCTCGCTACGAGGCGTGTGGAGTCAGGACAACTTCAGCTTTCGCGGCGATTTCTATCGCTTCGACAATTACAGCCTGAAACCGAAACCGCTGGGCCGTCCGGAGATTTTCCAGGGCGGCAGTTCCCGTGCAGCGCGGGACATGGCCGCCCGGGTCTCGGACTGGTATTTCACCAATGGCAACAGCGTCGAGGGGATCAAGGCGCAGGTCGACGATATTCGTGCCAAAGCAGCGGCGAATCATCATTCGGTGAAAGTTGGCGTCAACGCGTTTGTCATCGCCCGTGATACCGAAGAAGAGGCGCGCGCCGTGCTCGCGCAGATCATCGATCAGGCTGACCCGGAAGCGGTGAACGCCTTTGGTGATGCGGCGAAACAGGCGGGCCGGGCATCGCCGGAGGGTGAGGGCAACTGGGCGAAATCGACGTTTGAGGATCTGGTGCAGTACAACGATGGCTTCAAGACCAATCTGATTGGCACGCCGTTGCAGATTGCCGAGCGGATTGTGGCGTTGAAAGCAGTGGGTGTGGATCTGGTGCTGGCGGGGTTCCTGCACTTTCAGGAAGAGGTCGAATATTTCGGGCGGCGCGTATTACCGCTGGTGCGCGAACTGGAGGCCGAGAAGACTGCCGCTGTCGCCTGA
- a CDS encoding TSUP family transporter translates to MPFELSVDLTTLAILAVVAFIAGFIDAIAGGGGLLTTPALLTAGLPPHLVLGTNKLSSTFGSATASFTFYRRKLFHPRQWVHAIVGTLVGALTGAIVAHYLPAEWLNKMLPVIVFACGLYLLFGGTPKAPLDSDAPIKKKWQSSQGFSLGFYDGVAGPGTGAFWTVSSLLLYPIDLVKASGVARSMNFVSNIAALSVFVFSGQVDWIIGLSMGLSVMVGAFFGARTAISGGAKFIRPVFITVVLGLTVRLAWQHWFSVA, encoded by the coding sequence ATGCCTTTCGAACTCAGCGTTGACCTCACCACCCTCGCCATCCTGGCCGTTGTCGCCTTCATTGCCGGTTTCATCGATGCCATCGCCGGCGGTGGCGGTCTGTTGACCACGCCTGCCCTGCTGACGGCCGGCCTGCCGCCGCACCTGGTGCTCGGCACCAACAAATTGAGTTCGACCTTCGGCTCCGCCACCGCCAGTTTTACCTTCTACCGCCGCAAACTATTCCACCCACGGCAGTGGGTGCACGCGATTGTCGGCACGCTGGTCGGCGCATTGACCGGCGCCATCGTCGCTCATTACCTGCCGGCCGAATGGCTGAACAAGATGCTCCCGGTCATCGTCTTCGCCTGCGGTCTCTACCTGCTATTCGGCGGCACGCCAAAAGCGCCACTCGACAGTGACGCCCCGATCAAAAAGAAATGGCAATCGAGCCAAGGCTTCAGCCTCGGTTTCTACGACGGCGTGGCCGGGCCCGGCACAGGCGCGTTCTGGACGGTGAGCAGCCTGCTGCTCTATCCGATCGACCTGGTCAAGGCCAGCGGCGTAGCGCGCAGCATGAACTTCGTCAGCAACATTGCGGCGCTGTCGGTGTTCGTGTTTTCCGGGCAGGTGGACTGGATCATCGGCCTGAGCATGGGCCTGTCGGTGATGGTCGGCGCGTTCTTTGGCGCGCGCACCGCAATCAGCGGTGGCGCCAAGTTCATTCGCCCGGTGTTCATCACCGTGGTGCTGGGTTTGACCGTGCGCCTAGCCTGGCAGCACTGGTTCAGCGTGGCCTAA
- the nudC gene encoding NAD(+) diphosphatase has product MTSRWTTAVLDTDQPGGWAVARSPEGFLFDDNGALFPREWLKRQDLWVLAEHGIGHLDGEPVYLLELRSASEVPGCNWKGLRAFMLDGDHTIYKVLGYAAQIGTWAREHRFCGNCGQAMTQVPRERAMYCQPCDLRSYPRISPSMIVLITRGDEILLARSPRFVTGVYSTLAGFAEPGESAEDCLIREVREEVQIEVQNIQYLGSQCWPFPHSMMLGFHAEYAGGEIVCQEDEIEDAQWFNVHDLPPLPASKSIARYLIDVYVARRLGHAEPVLPG; this is encoded by the coding sequence ATGACATCTCGCTGGACCACTGCAGTACTGGACACCGATCAACCCGGCGGCTGGGCCGTGGCGCGCAGCCCGGAAGGCTTTTTGTTCGACGACAACGGCGCACTGTTCCCGCGGGAATGGCTCAAGCGGCAGGACTTGTGGGTCCTCGCCGAGCACGGCATTGGCCATTTGGATGGCGAGCCGGTGTACCTGCTGGAACTGCGCAGTGCCAGCGAAGTGCCGGGTTGCAACTGGAAAGGTCTGCGGGCGTTCATGCTCGATGGCGATCACACGATCTACAAAGTGCTTGGGTATGCCGCGCAGATTGGTACGTGGGCCCGCGAGCATCGTTTCTGCGGTAATTGCGGGCAAGCCATGACGCAAGTGCCGCGTGAGCGGGCGATGTATTGCCAGCCGTGCGATCTGCGCAGTTATCCGCGCATTTCACCGAGCATGATTGTGCTTATCACCCGCGGCGACGAGATTCTGCTGGCGCGTTCACCGCGTTTCGTCACCGGGGTTTACAGCACGCTGGCCGGGTTCGCCGAGCCGGGCGAGTCGGCCGAGGATTGCCTGATTCGGGAAGTGCGCGAAGAAGTGCAGATCGAGGTGCAGAACATTCAGTACCTGGGCAGCCAGTGCTGGCCGTTCCCGCATTCGATGATGCTCGGCTTCCATGCCGAATACGCCGGTGGCGAGATTGTCTGTCAGGAAGACGAGATCGAAGATGCCCAGTGGTTCAACGTGCACGACCTGCCGCCGCTGCCGGCGTCCAAGTCGATTGCCCGCTACCTGATCGACGTCTACGTGGCGCGGCGCTTAGGCCACGCTGAACCAGTGCTGCCAGGCTAG